In a genomic window of Mycolicibacter heraklionensis:
- a CDS encoding lysophospholipid acyltransferase family protein — MTTTTKTTTTTPGKGTKAGKGAEPRGRLQQLVAQRLAAATTSDGPNERFMRYVQNPVFNFLCDHYFRLEIDGWHRIPDEPSLLIGIHSGGSLTMDAWTLVHAWHRHFEGRRILHGTAHDLLMAAPVLGDYFKAVGVIPASRSGVTAALAAGHDVVVWPGGEQDAMRNWRHRDQALLAGRKGFVRQAIRSGVPIVPVATVGGHDTVFVLSEGRFLARWTGLGKRLRGATMPIIAGFPFPLAVEILPAHLPLPAKIRTEFLDPIHVDTDPDRVDDSAYVDSIYDQVQGAIQAGMDRLAKRRSFPVLG; from the coding sequence ATGACAACGACCACAAAGACCACAACGACGACACCCGGCAAGGGCACCAAGGCCGGCAAGGGCGCGGAGCCGCGGGGCCGGCTGCAGCAACTTGTCGCGCAGCGCCTTGCCGCTGCGACCACGTCGGACGGTCCCAACGAGCGATTCATGCGCTACGTGCAGAACCCCGTCTTCAACTTCCTGTGCGACCACTACTTCCGGCTGGAGATCGACGGCTGGCACCGCATTCCCGACGAACCCTCGTTGCTGATCGGCATCCACTCCGGTGGATCCCTGACGATGGACGCCTGGACTCTGGTGCATGCCTGGCATCGGCATTTCGAAGGCCGCCGGATCCTGCACGGCACCGCGCACGACCTCCTGATGGCCGCCCCGGTGCTCGGTGACTACTTCAAGGCGGTCGGTGTGATCCCGGCGTCGCGCAGCGGGGTGACCGCCGCCCTGGCCGCCGGCCACGACGTGGTGGTGTGGCCCGGAGGCGAGCAGGACGCGATGCGCAACTGGCGCCACCGGGACCAGGCGCTGCTGGCCGGCCGCAAGGGCTTCGTCCGCCAAGCCATCCGCTCCGGCGTCCCGATCGTCCCGGTCGCGACGGTGGGCGGACACGACACCGTCTTCGTGCTGTCGGAGGGGCGATTCCTCGCCCGCTGGACCGGCCTCGGCAAGCGGCTGCGCGGCGCCACGATGCCCATCATCGCGGGGTTCCCCTTCCCACTCGCCGTCGAGATCCTGCCCGCACATCTGCCGCTGCCCGCAAAGATTCGCACCGAGTTCCTCGACCCCATCCACGTCGACACCGATCCCGACCGCGTCGACGACTCCGCCTACGTCGACTCGATCTACGACCAGGTGCAGGGCGCCATCCAGGCGGGGATGGATCGCCTGGCCAAACGTCGTAGCTTCCCGGTCCTGGGGTGA
- a CDS encoding long-chain-fatty-acid--CoA ligase: MINLAVNLIDAAHRQPDSVALRLDEVEVPYTGLNAASACLAGLLVARGLRPGDRVGVMLPNVPYFAIAYYAVLRAGGVVVPMNVLLKERETGFYLSDSQAKAVIAWHEFAPAAQAGAASAGADCIVVTPGQFEELICTVDPVAEPVARDDDETAVILYTSGTTGTPKGAELTHANLRRNVAAVVEMVGLGADDVILGALPLFHAFGQTAGLNAAVAAGSCLTLIPRFTPERALEIIERDRVTVFQGVPTMFTAMLHSSRRPETGSLRLCVSGGAAMPAEVMRGFEDTFGAMVLEGYGLSETSPVASFNHPDRERKPGSIGTPVTGVEMKLVEPSADGVGEIAIRGHNVMKGYWKRPDATAAAIDADGWFHTGDLARMDDDGYFFIVDRSKDMIIRGGYNVYPREVEEVLYEHPAVREAAVVGVPDELLGEEVGAAVALKPGVEVDAAALRDFVKDRVAAYKYPRKVWLVDELPKGPTGKILKRDITVPVETQWNQL, from the coding sequence GTGATCAACCTGGCCGTCAATCTGATCGACGCCGCCCACCGTCAACCCGACAGCGTGGCGCTGCGCCTCGACGAGGTGGAAGTCCCCTACACCGGGTTGAACGCGGCCAGCGCCTGCCTGGCCGGACTGCTGGTCGCGCGCGGGCTGCGTCCGGGCGACCGGGTCGGAGTGATGTTGCCGAACGTTCCCTACTTCGCCATCGCCTATTACGCCGTGCTGCGGGCCGGTGGGGTGGTGGTGCCGATGAACGTCTTGTTGAAGGAACGCGAGACCGGCTTCTACCTGTCGGATTCGCAGGCCAAAGCGGTGATCGCCTGGCACGAGTTCGCGCCGGCCGCCCAAGCGGGTGCGGCCTCCGCCGGAGCCGACTGCATCGTGGTCACCCCGGGGCAATTCGAGGAGCTGATCTGCACGGTCGATCCCGTCGCCGAACCCGTGGCGCGCGACGATGACGAGACCGCGGTGATCCTCTACACCTCGGGCACCACCGGCACGCCCAAGGGCGCCGAACTGACCCACGCCAACCTCCGGCGCAACGTCGCCGCCGTGGTCGAGATGGTGGGTCTGGGCGCCGACGATGTGATTCTGGGCGCCTTGCCGCTGTTTCATGCGTTCGGTCAGACGGCCGGGCTGAACGCCGCGGTGGCCGCCGGCAGCTGTCTGACCCTGATTCCCCGCTTCACGCCCGAGCGGGCACTCGAGATCATCGAACGCGACCGGGTCACGGTATTTCAGGGCGTCCCAACGATGTTCACCGCGATGCTGCACAGCAGCCGGCGGCCCGAGACGGGATCGCTGCGGCTGTGCGTCTCCGGCGGTGCCGCGATGCCCGCAGAGGTGATGCGCGGCTTCGAAGACACCTTCGGCGCCATGGTGCTCGAGGGCTACGGACTCAGCGAGACCTCGCCGGTGGCCTCGTTCAACCATCCCGACCGTGAACGCAAACCCGGGTCGATCGGCACACCCGTCACCGGAGTGGAGATGAAACTGGTCGAGCCGAGCGCGGACGGCGTCGGCGAGATCGCCATTCGCGGTCACAACGTGATGAAGGGCTACTGGAAACGGCCGGATGCCACCGCCGCGGCGATCGATGCCGACGGCTGGTTTCACACCGGAGACCTGGCCCGAATGGACGACGACGGCTACTTCTTCATCGTCGACCGCTCCAAAGACATGATCATCCGCGGCGGCTACAACGTGTACCCACGCGAAGTCGAGGAAGTGCTCTACGAACACCCCGCCGTGCGCGAGGCAGCCGTGGTCGGTGTCCCCGACGAGCTGCTCGGCGAGGAGGTCGGTGCCGCCGTTGCGCTGAAGCCCGGAGTCGAGGTCGACGCCGCGGCACTGCGCGACTTCGTCAAAGACCGTGTCGCCGCCTACAAGTACCCGCGAAAGGTCTGGTTGGTCGACGAACTGCCCAAGGGCCCGACCGGGAAGATCCTCAAACGCGACATCACCGTTCCCGTGGAAACCCAATGGAACCAATTGTGA
- a CDS encoding cytochrome P450, translating to MTTVDQLDLDSVDLADSAHWDDGPPWELFARMQREAPAHFSPQRNAPDEGGFWSITRYDDVRAVSRDHKTFSSERRGIFLLDDIGVPLAVQQSQMISIDPPRHDRLKALAIKAFTPQRVAEHQDHITEIIDHVFDRVADKEQFDLVADVARAVPARVAGSLLGTPPEDDEKLVHWTNVFTAFEDPVIREQWSDTEAVLQEIIGYVMARIEERRKSPRDDLITALMNAEVDGERLNEIELGTFFILLMSAANDSTRATYSATMLHLLGDPELRTLLAERPELIPSAVEEGLRCYPAFSFMGRAATCDTELHGKTIKENDRLLLWYLASNRDETAFPDPHTFDINREGLGEKHQAFGGRGRHFCLGANLARLELKLWIQRTLERFPDLKLDGEPTRVRALFLNQFKSIPVRRTS from the coding sequence ATGACAACCGTCGATCAGCTCGACCTCGACAGCGTCGACCTGGCGGACTCTGCGCACTGGGATGACGGTCCACCGTGGGAGTTGTTCGCCCGGATGCAACGCGAGGCGCCGGCGCACTTCAGCCCGCAGCGCAACGCGCCGGACGAAGGCGGCTTCTGGTCGATCACCCGCTATGACGATGTCCGGGCCGTCAGTCGCGACCACAAGACGTTCTCCTCCGAACGGCGCGGCATCTTCCTGCTCGACGACATCGGGGTGCCGCTGGCCGTGCAGCAGTCCCAGATGATCTCGATCGACCCACCGCGCCACGACCGGCTGAAAGCATTGGCCATCAAGGCATTCACCCCGCAACGCGTGGCAGAGCACCAGGACCACATCACGGAGATCATCGACCACGTCTTCGACCGGGTTGCCGACAAAGAGCAATTCGACCTCGTCGCCGATGTCGCACGCGCCGTTCCGGCCCGGGTGGCCGGCTCACTGCTCGGCACACCGCCGGAGGACGACGAGAAGCTGGTGCACTGGACGAACGTCTTCACGGCATTCGAGGACCCGGTCATCCGTGAGCAGTGGTCCGATACCGAGGCGGTGCTGCAGGAGATCATCGGCTACGTCATGGCGCGGATCGAAGAGCGTCGCAAATCCCCGCGCGACGACCTGATCACGGCCTTGATGAACGCGGAGGTCGACGGCGAGCGGCTCAACGAGATCGAGCTCGGCACGTTCTTCATCCTGCTGATGTCGGCGGCCAATGACTCGACCCGGGCCACTTACAGCGCGACGATGCTGCACCTGCTGGGCGATCCAGAACTGCGGACCCTGCTCGCCGAGCGCCCGGAGCTGATTCCGAGTGCCGTGGAGGAAGGGCTGCGGTGCTACCCGGCGTTCTCCTTCATGGGCCGCGCGGCGACCTGCGACACTGAACTGCACGGCAAGACGATCAAGGAGAACGATCGGCTTTTGCTGTGGTACCTGGCGTCCAACCGCGACGAGACGGCTTTCCCGGATCCGCACACCTTCGACATCAACCGCGAGGGTCTCGGCGAAAAGCACCAGGCTTTCGGCGGTCGCGGCCGGCATTTCTGCCTGGGCGCCAACCTGGCCCGCTTGGAGCTGAAGCTGTGGATTCAGCGGACCCTGGAACGTTTTCCGGATCTCAAGCTGGACGGGGAGCCGACCCGGGTGCGGGCGTTGTTCCTCAACCAGTTCAAGTCGATCCCGGTCCGGAGAACATCGTGA
- a CDS encoding PDR/VanB family oxidoreductase encodes MTAPETARGRPAYREVEADLEVRRRETSADGVVTITLVDPTGADLPDWAPGAHIDLIMTPSLVRQYSLCGDTADRAQWRVGVLLDPNSRGGSQFVHDKLHEGATVRVRGPRNHFPLVGSARYQFIAGGIGVTPMLPMIAAADAAGSEWQLLYGGRTRSSMAFVADLERYGERVVFCPREDDGPNFRASLESVLAQPSENTLVYCCGPEGLLSAVEDACTAWPDGSLHVERFSAKALDEPAALAAFDVECQRSGMTLTVPQDKSIYEVCEEAGVDVLGSCMEGVCGTCECDIVEGAGDHRDSVLNDAEKAANQTIMICVSRSLSERLVLDL; translated from the coding sequence GTGACTGCCCCCGAGACCGCCCGTGGCCGACCCGCCTACCGTGAGGTCGAAGCCGACCTGGAGGTACGTCGCCGAGAGACCTCGGCCGACGGGGTGGTGACGATCACCCTCGTCGACCCGACCGGCGCCGACCTGCCCGACTGGGCACCCGGGGCGCACATCGACCTCATCATGACGCCGTCGCTGGTGCGGCAGTACTCACTGTGCGGTGACACCGCCGACCGCGCCCAGTGGCGGGTGGGGGTACTGCTGGACCCGAACAGTCGCGGCGGATCCCAGTTCGTCCACGACAAGCTCCATGAGGGAGCCACTGTACGGGTCCGTGGGCCCCGCAACCACTTTCCGTTGGTCGGCTCGGCGCGTTACCAATTCATCGCGGGCGGTATCGGTGTCACCCCGATGCTGCCGATGATCGCCGCGGCCGACGCCGCCGGCTCCGAATGGCAGCTGCTCTACGGCGGCAGGACGCGATCGTCGATGGCCTTCGTCGCCGACCTCGAGCGTTACGGGGAACGGGTGGTCTTCTGCCCGCGGGAAGATGACGGCCCGAACTTCCGCGCGAGCCTCGAATCCGTTCTCGCCCAACCGTCCGAGAACACACTGGTGTACTGCTGCGGACCGGAGGGGCTGCTGAGCGCGGTCGAGGATGCGTGCACGGCGTGGCCCGACGGCAGCCTGCATGTGGAACGCTTCTCGGCCAAAGCGCTGGACGAACCCGCTGCACTGGCCGCCTTCGACGTGGAATGTCAGCGGTCCGGCATGACTTTGACCGTGCCACAAGACAAATCGATCTACGAAGTGTGTGAGGAAGCCGGTGTCGACGTACTCGGATCGTGCATGGAGGGCGTGTGCGGAACGTGCGAATGCGACATCGTCGAGGGCGCGGGCGACCATCGCGACTCCGTGCTCAACGACGCCGAGAAGGCTGCAAACCAAACGATCATGATCTGCGTTTCACGGTCGCTGTCCGAGAGGCTGGTATTGGACTTATGA
- a CDS encoding Rieske 2Fe-2S domain-containing protein has translation MRPNYPYNCWYVAATSDEVGQGLLTRKLLDKQVLLYRRRSGEVVAMEDRCLHRAYPLSAGRRDGDRVVCGYHGFAFGPDGCLLDVPSQENVPPGAAVRTYPVAEQAPFVWIWLGDPGVAALRPLPRVPWYADGSGWAGTTEVLRVNANYLLLHEHYLDLTDVFVMHPEVVPPDIEVLPQLDEVEVSERSVSYSRTTPPSRLAPWEAEITGLPIDTRGSRREEGTFVSPGLHVQHYVIDPEAGTTHRLLRIQGFTPESPETTHVFLQMARNFAPDDQRVAEFLRSMFHDWAMRDSVVLETIQTRLRERGEPRRDINVKADRAAVRARRIAMEMVDEESGRFVLSWMP, from the coding sequence ATGAGGCCCAACTATCCGTACAACTGTTGGTACGTCGCCGCGACCAGCGACGAGGTCGGCCAAGGGCTGCTGACCCGCAAACTGCTCGACAAGCAGGTTCTGCTGTATCGCCGTAGATCCGGCGAAGTGGTCGCAATGGAGGACCGCTGCCTCCACCGGGCCTACCCGCTGTCGGCCGGCCGGCGCGACGGTGACCGGGTGGTCTGCGGCTATCACGGCTTCGCCTTCGGCCCCGACGGCTGCCTGCTCGACGTGCCGTCACAGGAGAACGTGCCGCCCGGCGCCGCGGTACGCACCTACCCGGTTGCGGAGCAGGCGCCGTTCGTCTGGATCTGGCTCGGCGATCCCGGTGTTGCCGCGCTGCGGCCGCTGCCCCGGGTGCCGTGGTACGCCGACGGTTCGGGATGGGCCGGCACCACCGAGGTGCTGCGTGTCAACGCGAACTACCTTCTGCTGCACGAGCACTACCTCGACCTGACCGACGTGTTCGTGATGCACCCCGAAGTCGTTCCGCCCGATATCGAGGTCTTGCCGCAACTCGACGAGGTCGAGGTCTCCGAACGGTCGGTGTCCTATTCCCGGACCACGCCGCCCAGCCGGCTGGCCCCGTGGGAAGCCGAGATCACCGGCCTTCCCATCGACACCAGGGGAAGCCGACGCGAGGAAGGAACTTTCGTCTCGCCGGGGCTGCACGTTCAGCACTACGTGATCGATCCCGAGGCCGGGACCACCCACCGGCTGCTGCGGATCCAGGGCTTTACGCCCGAATCCCCGGAGACGACCCACGTTTTCCTGCAGATGGCCCGCAACTTCGCTCCCGACGACCAGCGGGTCGCCGAGTTTCTGCGCAGTATGTTCCATGACTGGGCCATGCGGGATTCGGTTGTGTTGGAGACGATTCAGACGCGCCTGCGTGAACGCGGCGAACCCAGGCGCGACATCAACGTGAAGGCCGACCGAGCTGCGGTACGCGCGCGTCGGATCGCCATGGAGATGGTGGACGAGGAGTCCGGTCGTTTCGTTCTGAGTTGGATGCCATGA
- a CDS encoding succinic semialdehyde dehydrogenase — protein sequence MTLTDELSGRVAAADPSSEVEVTNAMTGEPLGRVPRCGAADVAAAALRARAVQTAWAARPIRDRAAVLMRFHDLVLNRQDEVLDLIQLENGKARRHAFEEILDVCLTARYYANTAADYLRPKRRQGVQLALTHVTELHHPKGLVGIISPWNYPLTLGISDALPAIVAGNAVLTKPDQQTPFSALWAVSLLEEAGMPTGLVQVLTGFGAELGAPIIEASDYLMFTGSTAVGRTVAGQAGERLIDCSMELGGKNALLVLDDADVDKAVSGALRAAFSNTGQLCISVERIYVPARLWDMFTTRFADAAKSMKLSAALDYSADMGSLISEKQLKTVAGHVDDAVSKGANVLAGGRPRPDIGPYFYEPTLLSGVNESMAAFAEETFGPVVSLYRVQDEDEAIERANDSDYGLNFSVWTSDPKRGRRVAARLQAGTVNVNEAYAAAWASVDAPMGGMKASGLGRRHGEHGILKYTEPQTIATERLLPVGAPSWLEPGRYARLMTTGLRVLRRMPGVK from the coding sequence ATGACCCTCACCGACGAACTCTCCGGCAGGGTGGCGGCCGCTGACCCGAGCTCCGAGGTCGAGGTCACCAACGCGATGACCGGCGAACCGTTGGGACGGGTGCCACGATGCGGCGCTGCCGATGTGGCCGCCGCGGCGCTACGCGCTCGCGCGGTGCAGACGGCGTGGGCCGCGCGTCCGATCCGCGACCGGGCGGCGGTGTTGATGCGCTTCCACGACCTGGTGCTCAACCGTCAGGACGAGGTTCTCGACCTGATCCAGCTCGAGAACGGCAAAGCGCGCCGGCACGCGTTCGAAGAGATCCTCGACGTCTGTCTGACGGCCCGCTATTACGCAAACACCGCCGCGGACTACCTGCGTCCCAAGCGCCGGCAGGGTGTGCAGTTGGCACTCACCCATGTCACCGAACTACATCACCCCAAGGGCCTGGTCGGCATCATCTCGCCGTGGAACTACCCGCTGACTCTGGGTATCAGTGACGCCCTTCCCGCCATCGTCGCCGGCAACGCCGTGCTCACGAAACCCGATCAGCAGACGCCTTTTTCGGCGTTATGGGCGGTGTCCTTGCTCGAAGAGGCCGGTATGCCAACCGGGTTGGTGCAGGTCCTGACCGGTTTCGGTGCCGAGCTGGGTGCGCCGATCATCGAAGCGTCGGACTATCTGATGTTCACCGGCTCCACGGCTGTCGGGCGCACCGTCGCCGGGCAGGCCGGTGAGCGGCTGATCGACTGCTCGATGGAGCTCGGCGGCAAGAACGCGCTGCTGGTGCTCGACGACGCCGACGTCGACAAGGCGGTGTCGGGCGCCCTGCGGGCGGCATTCTCCAACACCGGGCAACTGTGCATCTCGGTCGAACGCATCTATGTGCCGGCCAGGCTGTGGGACATGTTCACCACGCGCTTCGCCGACGCTGCCAAGTCAATGAAACTCTCTGCTGCCCTGGACTATTCGGCGGATATGGGATCACTGATCTCGGAGAAGCAGCTCAAGACCGTCGCCGGTCACGTCGACGACGCGGTCAGCAAGGGCGCCAACGTGCTGGCCGGCGGCCGGCCGCGCCCGGACATCGGGCCCTATTTCTACGAGCCCACCCTCCTGTCCGGGGTCAACGAATCCATGGCCGCGTTCGCCGAGGAGACGTTCGGCCCGGTCGTTTCGCTATACCGGGTTCAGGACGAGGACGAGGCGATCGAGCGCGCCAACGACAGTGACTACGGCCTGAACTTCAGCGTCTGGACCTCGGACCCGAAGCGCGGCCGCCGGGTCGCCGCCCGGCTACAGGCCGGCACCGTCAACGTCAACGAGGCCTACGCCGCCGCGTGGGCGTCGGTAGACGCCCCGATGGGCGGCATGAAGGCCTCCGGTCTCGGGCGTCGACACGGTGAACACGGCATTCTCAAATACACCGAACCGCAGACCATTGCCACCGAGCGGCTGCTACCGGTCGGTGCGCCGTCATGGCTGGAGCCCGGCCGCTACGCGCGGCTCATGACCACCGGACTACGAGTGCTGCGGCGCATGCCCGGCGTCAAATGA
- a CDS encoding GMC oxidoreductase, which yields MAEQFDYDVLVIGSGFGGSVTALRLTEKGYRVGVLEAGRRFTDEQFAKTSWDLRKFVWAPKLGCFGIQRIHLLRDCVILAGAGVGGGSLNYANTLYKPPAPFFNDPQWRHITDWEDELTPYYEQGQRMLGVVRNPHMTPADEIVKAVAEDMGVGDTFIQTPVGVFFGEPGKTVPDPFFGGAGPERTGCVECGECMVGCRYGAKNTLVKNYLGLAERAGATVHPLTTVTSLRQAPGGAWHVDTVASGAVLRKNRRTYTAQYVVVAAGTWGTQNLLHKMKDTGTLPGLSDRLGVLTRTNSESILGAMKYRVDPALDLTRGVAITSSFHPSGDTHVEPVRYGKGSNAMGLLQTLMTDGGGRWPRWCKFLGVAARNPVALLRVMTVKNWSERTVIALVMQHLDNSITTFTKGGLRGRHLSSKQGHGQPNPTWIPEGNEATRRIAEKIGGVTAGTWGELFNIPLTAHFLGGCAIGADPDHGVIDPYHRVYGYPTLSVVDGSAVSANLGVNPSLTITAQAERAAAMWPTKGQADQRPEQGRGYRRIQPVAPNNPVVPAGAPAALRLPITRRGVAG from the coding sequence ATGGCCGAGCAATTCGACTACGACGTCCTGGTGATCGGATCCGGGTTCGGCGGCAGCGTCACAGCGTTACGGCTGACCGAGAAGGGCTACCGGGTCGGCGTGCTGGAGGCGGGGCGTCGCTTCACCGACGAGCAGTTCGCCAAAACCAGTTGGGATCTGCGCAAATTCGTGTGGGCGCCGAAACTGGGCTGCTTCGGTATCCAGCGAATCCACCTGCTGCGGGACTGCGTGATCCTGGCCGGCGCGGGGGTCGGCGGTGGGTCGTTGAACTACGCGAACACCCTCTACAAGCCGCCCGCCCCGTTCTTCAACGACCCGCAGTGGCGCCACATCACCGACTGGGAAGACGAGCTGACGCCCTACTACGAGCAGGGTCAGCGCATGCTTGGCGTGGTCCGCAACCCGCACATGACCCCGGCCGACGAGATCGTCAAAGCGGTTGCCGAGGACATGGGCGTCGGCGACACGTTCATCCAGACACCGGTCGGCGTGTTCTTCGGGGAACCGGGCAAAACCGTCCCCGACCCGTTCTTCGGCGGCGCCGGACCCGAACGCACCGGCTGTGTGGAGTGCGGAGAGTGCATGGTGGGCTGCCGCTACGGTGCGAAGAACACGCTGGTGAAGAATTATCTCGGCCTTGCCGAACGGGCCGGTGCCACAGTGCATCCACTGACCACCGTGACGTCGCTGCGACAGGCGCCGGGCGGGGCGTGGCACGTCGACACGGTGGCCAGCGGAGCGGTACTGCGGAAGAACCGCCGAACCTACACCGCGCAGTACGTGGTGGTGGCCGCCGGCACGTGGGGCACCCAGAACCTGCTGCACAAGATGAAGGACACCGGAACCCTGCCGGGTTTGTCCGACCGGCTCGGCGTGCTCACCCGCACCAACTCGGAGTCGATCCTGGGTGCCATGAAATACCGGGTGGACCCCGCCCTGGACCTCACCCGGGGCGTGGCCATCACCTCCTCGTTCCATCCTTCGGGTGACACCCATGTCGAACCGGTGCGCTACGGCAAGGGCTCCAACGCGATGGGCCTGCTGCAAACCCTGATGACCGACGGCGGCGGCCGCTGGCCGCGCTGGTGCAAGTTCCTTGGTGTGGCGGCCAGGAATCCGGTCGCGCTGCTGCGCGTCATGACGGTGAAGAACTGGAGCGAGCGCACCGTCATCGCCCTGGTGATGCAGCATCTGGACAACTCGATCACCACCTTCACCAAGGGCGGACTGCGCGGCCGGCACCTGTCGAGCAAACAGGGCCACGGCCAGCCCAATCCGACGTGGATTCCGGAGGGCAACGAAGCGACCCGCAGGATCGCGGAGAAGATCGGCGGTGTGACCGCCGGAACCTGGGGAGAGCTGTTCAACATTCCACTCACCGCACACTTCTTAGGGGGTTGCGCTATCGGCGCGGACCCCGACCACGGGGTGATCGACCCCTATCACCGCGTGTACGGCTATCCCACTCTCAGCGTGGTCGACGGTTCGGCGGTCTCGGCGAATCTGGGGGTGAACCCCTCGCTGACGATCACCGCCCAAGCCGAGCGTGCCGCCGCGATGTGGCCGACCAAGGGGCAAGCCGACCAGCGACCGGAGCAGGGCCGCGGCTACCGCCGTATCCAGCCGGTCGCCCCGAACAACCCGGTGGTGCCGGCGGGCGCACCGGCCGCGTTGCGACTCCCGATCACTCGGCGCGGGGTCGCCGGATAA
- the fdhD gene encoding formate dehydrogenase accessory sulfurtransferase FdhD codes for MSRITQRRRVSRLVAGDATQRPETLAVEEPLEIRLGGAPLTVTMRTPGSDIELAQGFLLSEGIIAGRDDVVSARYCGSLDTDNTYNVLDVTLAPNVPPPVVDISRNFYATSSCGICGKASLDAVRLASQYHPGDDPVQVSAAALTAMPDQLRAAQDVFASTGGLHAAALFDFTDGGAIQVVREDIGRHNAVDKVIGWALERCRIPLAGTVLLVSGRASFELTQKAVMAGIPILAALSAPSSLAVDLAGDCGLTLVGFLRGDSMNVYSRADRIIG; via the coding sequence ATGAGTCGGATAACGCAGCGTCGGCGGGTCAGCCGCCTCGTCGCAGGGGATGCGACGCAGCGGCCCGAGACGCTGGCGGTGGAGGAGCCGCTGGAGATCCGGCTGGGTGGTGCGCCGCTCACCGTCACGATGCGCACACCCGGGTCGGATATCGAGCTGGCGCAGGGCTTTTTGCTCTCCGAGGGGATCATCGCCGGGCGTGACGACGTGGTGAGCGCGCGTTACTGCGGCAGCCTGGACACGGACAACACCTACAACGTGCTCGATGTGACACTGGCGCCGAACGTGCCCCCGCCGGTGGTGGACATCTCCCGCAACTTCTACGCCACCTCGTCCTGCGGTATCTGCGGTAAGGCCTCACTGGACGCGGTACGCCTTGCCAGCCAGTATCACCCGGGCGACGACCCGGTTCAGGTTTCCGCCGCCGCGCTGACCGCGATGCCCGACCAGCTGCGCGCCGCGCAGGACGTCTTCGCCAGCACCGGCGGTCTGCATGCCGCGGCGCTGTTCGACTTCACCGACGGCGGTGCAATACAGGTGGTGCGCGAAGACATCGGTCGGCACAACGCCGTCGACAAGGTGATCGGCTGGGCGCTCGAGCGATGCCGGATACCGCTGGCCGGGACGGTGCTGCTGGTCAGTGGGCGGGCGTCGTTCGAACTGACCCAGAAGGCGGTGATGGCCGGTATTCCCATCTTGGCCGCGCTCTCGGCGCCGTCGTCGCTGGCCGTCGACTTGGCAGGAGACTGCGGACTGACCTTGGTGGGGTTTCTTCGCGGTGACTCGATGAACGTCTACAGCCGGGCTGACCGCATCATCGGCTGA